DNA from Kitasatospora acidiphila:
CGCCCCCGGGTGCTCTCCGGCATCCAGCCCACCTCCGGCTCCTTCCACCTGGGCAACTACCTCGGCGCGGTGCGCCAGTGGGTGGACCTCCAGAAGGACAACGACGCCTTCTACATGGTCGTCGACCTGCATGCGATCACCGTCCCGCAGGACCCGGCCGCCTTGCGCGAGAACAGCCGGGTCTCGGTCGCCCAGCTGCTCGGGGCCGGCGTCGACCCGGAGCACTGCACCCTCTTCCTCCAGTCGCACGTGCCCGAGCACGCCGAGCTCGGCTGGGTGATGAACTGCCTGACCGGCTTCGGCGAGGCCGCCCGGATGACCCAGTTCAAGGACAAGTCCGCCAAGCAGGGCAGCGACAGCACCACGGTCGGCCTGTTCACCTACCCGGTCCTGATGGTCGCCGACGTGCTGCTCTACCAAGCCGACGCGGTGCCGGTCGGCGAGGACCAGCGCCAGCACCTGGAGCTCACCCGGGACCTGGCCGAGCGCTTCAACACCAGGTACCAGCCGACCTTCACCATCCCGAAGCCGTACATCCTCAAGGAGACGGCGAAGATCATGGACCTGCAGGACCCGACCGCCAAGATGAGCAAGTCGGCGGCCTCCCCCAAGGGTCTGGTCAGCCTGCTGGACGACCCCAAGGTCAGCGCCAAGAAGTTCAAGAGCGCGGTCACCGACACCGACACGGTGGTCTCCTACGACGAGGAGAAGAAGGCGGGCGTCTCCAACCTGCTGCGGATCCACTCGGCGCTCAGCGGCCAGAGCATCGAGCAGCTGGTGGCGCACTTCGAGGGCAAGATGTACGGCGCGCTCAAGACCGAGCTGGCCGAGCTGTTCACCGAGTGGGTCGGCCCGTTCCAGCAGCGCACCCGCGAGTTCCTGGACGACCCGGCCGAGCTGGACCGGGTGCTCGCGGTCGGCGCCGCCAAGGCCCGCGAGGTCGCCGCGGTGACGCTGGAGACGGTCTACGACCGCATCGGCTTCGTGCCCGCCGCGAAGCGTTAATGGGGGAGCCTGGGCTGATGGCGTCGCTCGGGCCCACCGGCGGCATCGGCCGGCCATCGGCCGGCGCCGCCGGTTCTGCACTGACCATCGGGGTCGCGGTCACCGTTCCGGAGCCGTTCGGCTCCGCGATCCAGGACGCCCGCGCCGGTCATGGCGATCCGCAGGCCCGGGCGATACCCACCCATGTCACGCTGCTGCCGCCGACCGAGGTGGCCGCCGAGCGGCTGCCCGAGGTGCGTGCTCACCTGGCGGCGGTGGCGGCGGCGCGGCGGCCGTTCCGCATGCTGCTGCACGGCAGTGACACCTTCCGCCCGGTCTCCCCGGTGGTCTTCATCCGGGTCGAGGAGGGCGCGCAGGAGTGCCGGGAGCTGGAGGCGGCGATCCGCTCCGGCCCGCTGGCCCGGGAGCTGGCCTTCCCCTACCACCCCCACGTGACGGTCGCGCACGGCCTGCCGGACCTGGTGCTCGACCAGGCGCTCGCCGACGCCCGCACCTTCCACGCGGCCTTCACCGTGCCGGGCTTCACGCTCTCCCGGTTCGGTGCGGACGAGGTCTGGCGGCCCTGGCACGGATACGCCTTTAGCGGGCACTGAATGCTTGCGCTATTCTGTGAATGACGATTCCCAGGGTTCTCCCAGGTTTCCTGGGGTCATAAACTCTCATTACTTACTCATTCACTCCACCGTGTGCTGAACGTTATACTCGGGCCTCAATGGCTACGGGGGTCTTGGGCCAGAATGCACACCGTCCTGGAGAGATGATGCGCTGTCCCCGCACGGCCCGGCAGCTGATGCGCGCTGTGGCCCGCCGGGCTCGTCGGGTCGGTTTGCTACCGACCGTAACCGTGCCCAGGCAGCGGACTGCCGAGGAGCCGGTGGCTCCGGTGCAGCCGGAGCCGGTGCCCGAACCTGAACCCGAGCCCGAGCCGGTGCCGCCCACTCCCGAGGAGCTGCGCGCCGCCCGGGAGGAGCAGCTGCTCCAGGCCTCGCCCCAACTGGTGCGCGCGGACGGCCGGTTGGCCGAGGTGCGGGACGATCTGCTCTCCGGGGACGCCTATCTGCACAACTTCACCGAGGTCGCGCGGCTGCTGACCCGGGCCGGGGTGCGGTTCGCGCCGCTCGGCGGCCAGTGGACCCGCCAGTGGGTGGCGATCGCGCCGGGCCAGCGGGAGGCGGTGCTGGCCGCCTGCGCCGAGGCGTTCGAGGGGCTGCCGGTCTACGCGGACCTGCTGGGCCATGATGTGACGCTCGGTTCGGTGCTGGCCGAAGAGCTGCCGGCCGCCGTCGCGGCCCTGGAGTGGCCCGACGGGCTGCCGGGGGAGCCGTCCGACCGGCAGTTGGACGAGCCGTCGGACGACCGGTCCGCCGCGGACGCCGCCGAGGGGGAGACCACCGCCGAGGCCGACGCCGAGGAGAGCGGGGAGACGCCGGTCGACGAGCCGGCCGAGCCCCGCGTGCGGGTCAAGGGGGTGCGGATCTACCGGCCGGTGACGACCAGTGGCAAGACCCTGCTCTACGGCCCCGAGCACGGCTGCGACCTGGACTTCTGGGACGCCGGCGGCGACGACCGCGGCGCGGTCGCGGCGATCCACGAGCCGCCGTTCGGTTGGTGGGTGCCCTCGCTGGAGGCCGACGCCGTGGCGCGGATCGGCGGCAGCGACTACCCGGTGCCGCAGGCCTTCGTCCAGCCGCGGCTGGACGACGTCACCTTCCCGGTGGACGCCGTGATCACCTGGGTCGACGACAACGACCCGGCCTGGCGGGAGCGCCGGGCCGAGCGGTTGGCCGCGATGTCCGCCCGCCCGGCCACCGGGGACGGTGCCGAACGCTTCCGCAACCGGGACGAGTTGCGCTACTGTCTGCGATCGATCGCGATGTACGCGCCGTGGATTCGCCGCGTGTACCTTGTGACGGACGGTCAGTGTCCCGACTGGTTGGCGACCGAGCACCCGGACGTCACCGTGGTGGCACATCGTCAGCTGTTCGCCGATGCGACAATATTGCCGGTATTCAACTCGCATGCCATCGAGACCCAACTGCACCGAATTCCGGACCTCGCCGAACATTTCCTCTATTTCAACGACGACATGTTCCTCGGCCGACCGGTCCAGCCCGAACAGTTCTTCCAGGGCAATGGCGTGCCGCTGGTCAACCTCGACTCACGCGTGATCCCGCCCGGCCCGGTGGCGGCGGACGACGACGAGTACGTCGCGCCGCAGAAGAACACCCGGGCGCTGATCCGGCGCGAGCACGGCCGCGAGACCAGCCGGGTGCTCAGCCACACCCCGTACCCGATGACCCGTTCGCTGCTGGCCGAGTGCGCCGAGGTCTTCGCGGCCGAGCTGGCCGCCACCGCCCGCTCGCCGTTCCGCTCCCGCTCGGACGTCGCGCCGATCACCCTGGCGGTCGGCCACGGCTACCTGACCGGCCGGATCGCCTGGGGCCGGCTCGGCCACCGCTACCTGGACGTCGACCGGTACGCGGAGCTGGAGCGGCTTCCGGAGCTGCTGCAGTGGCGGGACACGGACAGCTTCTGCCTCAACGACGGTGATCTGGACGGGGTGCCGCCGGCCGAGCAGGACCGGCAGGTCACCGTGTTCCTGCAGGACTACTTCCCGGTGAGCGGGCCACTGGAGCGCACCCCGCCGGTGCCGGCCGCGCGCGCCCCGCTGGCCGTGGTGGAGCCCGCTTCGGAGCAGGAGGCTTCGGAGGAGCAAGCCTCGGCGGAGCAGGCCGTGGCCGAGCCGGCCGACTCGGAGCACCAGACGGTCTGACCCGCCGACCGCAGCAGAAAGCCTGTGGGGCCCGCACATCGCGGGCCCCACAGGCTTTCTGGCGACCGGTCAGCCGAGCAGGCCGTCCACCACCCGGGCGGCGGCGTGGCCGTCGTCCAGGTCGCAGTACTCGGACCGGAACCGCTCATAGGCGTCGCGGTACTCCCGGGCCACCTCGTCGACCCGGCCCAGCGTCTCGACCAGCTCCTGGGAGGTGCGCAGCAGCGGACCCGGCGCATCCTCGGTGAAGTCGAAGGTGAAGCCGCACAGGTTGTCCCGGTAGTGCTCCAGGTCGTAGGTGAAGAACAGCACCGGGCGGCCGGTGTTCATGAAGTCGAAGACCGAGGCCGAGTAGTCGGTCACCAGCACATCGGCGATCAGCAGCAGGTCGGCCATGTCGGGGTAGCGCGAGACGTCCCAGACGTAGCCGTTGCCGGCGTCCGGCACCGGGCCGAAGCAGTTGTGGTGCGGGCGGACCAGCAGCACCTGGTCCTCGCCGAGCGCCTCCCGGGCCGCGGCGACGTCCACGCGCAGGTCGATCTGGTAGCCGCCCTGCGGGCGCTTGCGGTCCTCCCGGAAGGTCGGCGCGTACAGCACCACCTTCTTGCCCTCCGGCAGACCGAGCCGGCGGCGCACCTCGGCGGCCCGCTTCTCCCGGTCGGGGGAGAACAGGATGTCGTTGTGCGGGTAGCCGGTCTCCAGCAGCTCGCCCTTGAAGTCGAAGGCGCGGCGCAGCACCGGCGAGGCGAACGAGGAGCCCGAGACGAGCTTGGTCCAGTTCGGCACCTCGCGGTCCAGGTGCTTCAGGTAGTTGCTGTCGATGAACCAGATCTTCTCGAAGTCGTGGCCGATCCGCTTCAGCGGACTGCCCACCCAGGTCTGGAGTATCACCTGGCCGGGCCGGCTCTTCATGAAGTCGGGCAGCTGGGCGCTGGTGACGATGTACTTGGCGGTGGCCATCGCCTCGAACCACTCGGGGCTCCACTGCCGCAGCGCGCGGGCGCTCTGCGGCAGCTCGGTCTGGCCGTCGTCCACCGTCCACAGGTGCTCCAGCGGCAGGCCGCGGCGGACCAGCTCCTCGTGGATCGCGCGCGGCGAGCCCGCGTACTGGCCGCCGCCCGCCACGTTGTAGAGCACCGCGTCGCGCAGCGGCTTCTGCTGGGCGGCGGGGTAGATCTCCTTGCGCAGCAGGCGCTGCCGGTAACCGCTGCGCTCGTGCGCGCCGAGGTCGGCGTGCGACTCCAGCGACAGGGTGTCGAAGTAGCGGCGCTCCAGGGTCACCTGCTTGCCGCGGGAGCGGATCTCCAGCGGCAGCCGGGTGTGGGCCGCCAGCGCCACGTGGGCCTTGGGCCAGGCGAATTCCGGGTCGCCGTCGACGGGCCGGAAGAAGAGGTCCCAGGTGCCCTTGTGCAGCGGCACCCGGCCGGCGTGGGTGCCCAGCGGCACGGCCGGCAGCTGCACCTCGAACCGGCCGTCCTTGACCACCAGCGGGTGCAGGTACTCCTCCTCCCGCCAGTTGTGGCGGAGCACCAGGTCGTAGTGGTGCTCGCCGGGCAGCGGGAACCGGCCGGACAGCGTGAAGCCGGCTTCGTCGGCCGCGGTCAGCTCGGTGACCACCGGCTGCACCACCTGGTCGGCGAACTGCAGGTGGCCGGTGTCGGTGGGCTTGGAGACCAGGGTGCGGGCGGTGCCCAGCGGGGCCTCGGGGTTGAGCGGCAGGTCCAGGTGCTCCAGCGGCACCCGGTCGTCCACCATGATCTCCAGCACGTCGCCGTTGGCCAGCAGCAGGCCGGCGTACCAGTGGTCGCTGGTGCGCTCGTCGGCCGCCGGGTCCAGCGCACGCCAGCGGTCGCGCACCTCGGCCAGCGAGGCCAGCGGGATCCGCGCCGTGAACGGCACCGGGCGACCGGTCGGGGTGCCGAACTCCACCGGGAAGTCGATCTTGATGCCGGATTCGCTGTGGTGCATCTGCAGCCGCATCCCGGCCAGCTCGGACGCGCTGCGCACGGTGCCGGTCAGCTCGACCGCGCCGTCCACCGCCTTGATCGAGCCGATCGCGGCGCGCAGCCTCTCGACCACCAGGTGCAGGAAGCCGTCCTTCAGGCGGGGCACCACCCGGGTGGTGGCGTCCGCCCAGTGGATCGGGTAGCTCTGCGCGGTGTCGGCCCAGCCACCGGAGATCCGGCCCTTGTAGACGCCCGACTTGCCGGCGCCGGCGACCAGCACCCGCCAGGTGCCGTCCTGCCACTGGCCGTGCTTCTTCAGCTTGGCCGGGTCGATCAGCACGGAGAAGCCGGACCAGTCGCAGCTGTACAGGTCGTGCGGCGAGGAGGCGGTGGCCTCCGGGGAGTACATGGTCTTGGTGGAGAAGGTGACGAACCGCTTCCCCTTGGCCTCGCGCAGCACGATCATCTTGACCAGGTCGTGCTTGCCCTCGGCGCCCAGGTGCTCGGGGAAGGCGTGCCCGGTCAGCTTGAGCTTGCCGTCCTCCCAGGACGACTGGTAGACCCGGCTGCGCATCACCAGCGCGTTGTCCAGCCGCAGCACGTCCGCCGGCACGCTCTTGCGCCCGCCGCGCAGGAACGGGTAGTCGGCGTACGGGCGCAGCAGGCCGCGCGCCGGGGCGGCGCCGTTGCTCTCGGCCTCGAACTGCATCTGCTCGACGAACTCGTCGATCCGGCCCTGCAGGGTCAGGTGGTACTTCAGCCGCAGCGGGGCCCGCAGCTTCTTGACGTGCTCGGGGCCGATCGCCCGGAGCAGCCGGCCCACGCACTGCACATAGGCGTCGCGGTAGTCCTGCTCGCCGTCGACCACCGACCAGAAGAACATCGGGATCTCCTCGACGAGGTTGTTCTCGTCGTAGGAGTGCAGGTAGTCGCGGTACTTGGGCTCGGGCTGCTTGCCCAGCCAGGCGCGGACCAGCTCCATCGAGGTGACCCGGTCGATCAGGCCCTTGGGGTTGGTGCGCATCTGGGTGATCGACATCTCGCCGACCTCGCGCTCACGCCAGTGGTAGATCGGGTCGGCCAGCACGTCCACGCTCTTGGCCATGTAGTGGTGCGGCACGCTGACCGGCGCGTCCTCGTAGAGGATGCCCTCGGGGTACAGCAGACCCGCCATGTCCCAGAACGAACGGCGGTACACCTTGTTCCACGCGGTGCGGTCGGTGACCAGCTCCGGGCGCTCGGTGATGTGGGTCTTCAGCACCGTCTCGCGGAACGGCTTGGAGTGGCCGCCGGACTGGTAGTAGCCGACCGCCCGGAAGCGCAGCACATTGCCGCTGCAGAAGTCGGAGCCGGTCTTGTCCAGCGTGCTGATCATCAGCTCGTAGGCGCTGGGCGGCACGGTGTCGTCACTGTCGACGAAGGCCAGGAACTCCGTGCCGTCGGTCAGGTGCAGCAAGCCGGTGTTGCGGGCCGCCCCCAGGCCCGCGTTCTGCTTGCGCACCAGCCGGAACCGGGAGTCCTGGGCGGCGAACGCCTCGGCGATGGCGGCACTGCCGTCCTTGGAGCCGTCGTCGACCATGATGCACTCGAGGTCGCTCATGGTCTGGGCAGCGATCGATTCCAGACATTCCTGCAGGTACCGCTCGACGTTGTAGATCGGAACAACGACGGAGAGACGGGGGGCCATCAGCTGCGCGGGCCTTTCATCGGCGGATGGAGACGACCAGCCGGCCTGGGGCCCGGGGCCCGGCACAGCGGCTCTACCGCGATCCTATCGGTTGGTTCAAGCCGCCCTCCCGGCTCGCGAGCTGCCCGGCCCGGCGGCGGAGCTGCCAGGCTGGCCCGCATGGGATTCCTCAGCAAGCTGCCGGTGGTCGGGCCGGTGGTCGCGGCGGTGCTGCGCAGCCGCCCGTACCGGGTGTTCCGGCACTTCTCGGCGGTCGGGGGCAACCGGTTGGCCGGCGCGGTCACCTTCTACGGGTTCCTGGCGCTCTTCCCGCTGTTGACGGTGGCCCTGGCGGTCGCGGTCTCCACCCTCACCCCGAGCCGGGTGGAGTCGCTCAAGCACCGGATCGCCGAGCAGGTGCCGGGGCTGGCCAACGCGCTGGGGCTGGACTCGCTGATCGCCAACGCCGCCACCGTCGGGCTGATCAGCGGCCTGCTGCTGGTGGCCTCCGGCCTCGGCTGGGTGGACACCATGCGCGCCTCGATCCGGGTGATCTGGCAGCTGCCCGAGGACGACCGCAATGTGCTGGTGCGGCGGATCACCGACTGCGTGGTGCTGGTCGGCCTCGGCGGGGTCTCGATCGTCTCGCTGGGCGCCTCGGCGGTCGGCACCCGGCTGGCCGGGCGGCTGGCAGCGGCGCTGGGACTGGCCGGCGGGGGCCCCGGGCACTGGCTGCTGGCGGTGGCCGGCTTCGTCATCGCGGTCGGCGCCGACCTGCTGCTCTTCCTCTACCTCCTGGCGCCGTTCCCGGGGATCGAGGGGCAGCGCCGGCGCGACCTGCTGGCCGCCGCGCTGATCGGTGCCGTGGGCTTCGAGGTGCTGAAGGTGGGGCTCTCCTCCTACCTGGGCTACGTGGCGGGCAGGAGCCTCTACGGCGCCTTCGGGGTACCGGTGGCGCTGCTGCTGTGGATCAACTTCATCTGCCGGCTGCTGATGTACTGCGTCTCCTGGACCGCGGCGGCCGACCCGGAGCTGGCCAGGGCCCGGGCCCTGGCCAGGGCGGAGGACGCCTACCGGGCGGCGGGCGGGCCGGCCGCGGGCCCGCCGCCGGCCCGCTAGCGGCGGCGCAGGGCGGTCGAGCCGCCACCCGGCCCCGGCTCGTCGGGCGGCGCGCCCTCACCGGTGGCCGGCTGTCCGGCGTTCCGGCGCCGGCGCCGGTTCAGCAGCCAGCCCGCCGCGCTGGCGCAGAGCGCGGCCGCGCCGATCACCGCCCAGTCCCCGGCGCCGACCGTCCGGACGTTGGATGCCGACGCCTGCACGGTCGGCACCCGGCCGGTCGCGGGGGAGGCTGACGCGGCGGCGGACGGTGCCGGGGTGGGGTGGGCTGCGGGGCCACCAGGGTGCCGATCGGGCGGGCCCGGTTCCCGGCGGCGAAGCCCCAGTCCAGCAGTGCGGCGCTCTCGTCGTACACCTTCATGTAGGTGTCCGGGTGCATCACGGCGACCAGCAGGGTGCGGCCGTCGCGCTGCGCGGCGCCGACGAAGGTGGAGCCGGCGTTGCTGGTGTAGCCGTTCTTGACCCCGATCAGGCCCGGGTACTTGCCGAGCAGCCGGTCGGTGTTCTGGATCCCGAAGCTGGCGCGCTGCCCGGTGGCCTTGTCGACCGCTCCCGGGAACTGGGCGTCCTTGGTGCCGCAGTAGGAGCGGAAGTCGGCATTGCGCAGGCCCTCGCGGGCGAACAGCGTCAGGTCGTAGGCCGAGCTCAGCTGGCCGTCCTCGTCGTAGCCGTCGGGGGAGACGACCTCGGTGTCGGCGGCGCCCAGGGCCCGGGCCTTCTGGTTCATCTCCCGGACGGTCTGGTCGACCCCGCCGTTCATGTGGGCCAGCACGTGCACCGCGTCGTTGCCGGAGGGCAGGAAGACGCCCCGCCACAGGTCCTGGACCGTGTAGTCCAGGTCCTCCTTGACACCGACCAGGCTGCTGCCCGGACCCATGCCCGTCAGGTCCTCGGGCGTCACCCGGTGCACGGTGTCGCGCGGGAACTTGGGCAGCACGACGTCCGCGAAGAGCATCTTCAGGGTGCTGGCCGGGGGCAGCCGCAGATGTGCCCGGTAGGCCGCGAGCACATCGCCGGTGCCGGCGTCGGCGACCAGCCAGGACATCCCGGTCAGCCCGTCGGGCAGCTTGGGCGCCCCCGAGGAGACCTGCACGTCGGGCTGCCCCAGCCGCTCGCCGCCGACCACCCCGCCGGACGGCGACGGGTCGGCGGTGGCGCTGCCGGCGGTGGCCAGCACCAGGGCGGTGGCCAGCGCTACCGCCAGCCGACCAGTACGACTCATAAGGTGATCATTCGAATACACGCCGTGTCCGTACCCGTCCGACCGCCCCCGCGCCCAGCCGCGCCGCGAGCATCGCCCCAACCGGGGACCCCGGACTGGGCCGAACGGCCGCCCACCCATACTGGACGGACAGGCTCGGCCCCACCCCGAAGGACTCACCGCCATGACGCTCAGCCGCCGCACCTCCTGGTTCCTCACCGCCTTCGGCGCCTGGTCGGTGATCATCTGGACGACCTTCGTCAAGAACCTCTGGGCGGACTCCGGCCACCAGGCCTTCACCAACGGCGACCACTCCCAGCCCACCGCCTTCTTCTGGATCCACCTGGCCCTCGCCATCACCTCCTTCATCCTCGGAGTCCTGGTCGGCCTGATCGGCCTCCGCGGCCTGCGCCCGGCCAAGGCCGCGGCCTGACGGACCGTCGGCCGCCAAGGCCGCTGAACGCCTGAGGGCCCGCCCGGTGTGAACCGGGCGGGCCCTCAGGCGTTGCTGGGGAGCCGTCAGAAGCGGCGCGTCACCAGGGCGCGCTTGACTTCCTGGATGGCCTTGGTGACCTCGATGCCACGCGGGCAGGCCTCCGAGCAGTTGAAGGTGGTGCGGCAGCGCCACACGCCCTCGCGGTCGTTGAGGATCTCCAGGCGCTGCTCGGCGCCCTCGTCACGCGAGTCGAAGATGAAACGGTGCGCGTTGACGATGGCGGCCGGGCCGAAGTACTGGCCGTCGTTCCAGAAGACCGGGCAGGACGAGGTGCACGCGGCGCACAGGATGCACTTGGTGGTGTCGTCGAAGCGCTCGCGGTCCTCGGCGGACTGCAGGCGCTCACGGGTCGGCTCGTTCCCCTTGGTGATGAGGAACGGCATCACGTCCTTGTAGGCCTGGAAGAACGGGTCCATGTCGACCACCAGGTCCTTGAGGACGGTGAGGCCCTTGATGGCCTCGATGGTGATCGGCTTTTCCGGGTTGACGTCCTTGATGAGCGTCTTGCAGGCGAGCCGGTTGCGGCCGTTGATCCGCATGGCGTCGGAACCGCAGATGCCGTGCGCGCAGGAGCGGCGGTAGGTGAGGGTGCCGTCCTGCTCCCACTTGACCTTGTTGAGGGCGTCCAGGACGCGCTCCTTGGGGTCCATGGAGAGCTGGTAGTCGACCCACACCGGGTCCGGGTGCTCCTCCGGGTTGAACCGGCGGATCCGCAGGGTCACGGTGATCAGCTGGACCGCGCCGGACTCGGCCGCGTCCAGGGCCGCCGAGTGCGGGGCGTCCATCGTGGGGGCGCTCATCAGTACTTACGCTCCATCGGCTGGTAGCGGGTCGTGACGACCGGCTTGTAGTCGAGGCGGATCGAGGTGGTGCCGTCCTCGGCAACCTCCTGGTACGCCATGGTGTGCTGCATGAACTTCACGTCGTCACGGGTCGGGAAGTCCTCGCGGAAGTGGCCACCGCGCGACTCCTGACGAGCCAGCGCGGAGACCACCAGCACCTCGGCCAGGTCGAGCAGGTTGCCCAGCTCCACGGCCTCCAGCAGGTCGGTGTTGTAGCGGAAGCCCTTGTCCTGGATCGCCACGTGCTTGTAGCGCTCGCGCAGCGCGGCGATGTCCTCGGAGGCCTGCTTCAGGGTGGCGCCGGTGCGGTAGACCATGGCGTTGACGTCCATGGTCTCCTGCAGCTCCTTGCGGATCTGCGCGACCGACTCGGTGCCGGTGGACTCGCGCAGGCCGTCGACCAGGGCCTGCACCTTCTCGGCCGGGTTGGCCGGCAGCGGCACGAACTCGGCGTTGTTGGCGTAGTCCGCGGCGGCGATGCCCGCGCGGCGGCCGAACACGTTGATGTCCAGCAGCGAGTTGGTGCCCAGGCGGTTGGCGCCGTGCACGGACACGCACGCGACCTCGCCGGCCGCGTACAGGCCCGGGACGATGTCGGTGTTGTTGCGCAGCACCTCACCCTCGACGTTGGTCGGGATGCCGCCCATCGCGTAGTGCGCGGTGGGCTGGATCGGGATCGGGTCCGTGTAGGGCTCGATGCCGAGGTAGGTGCGGGCGAACTCGGTGATGTCCGGCAGCTTGGCGTCCAGCTGCTCCGGCGGAAGGTGCGTCAGGTCCAGGTAGACGTGGTCGCCGTCGGGGCCGCAGCCGCGACCCTCGCGGATCTCGGTGTAGATCGCGCGGGAGCAGACGTCACGGGACGCGAGGTCCTTCATGACCGGCGCGTAGCGCTCCATGAAGCGCTCGCCGTCCTTGTTGCGCAGGATGCCGCCCTCGCCGCGGGCGCCCTCGGTGAGCAGGATGCCCATGCGCCAGATGCCCGTCGGGTGGAACTGGAAGAACTCCATGTCCTCCAGCGGCAGGCCGCGGCGGTAGACCAGGGCCTGGCCGTCACCGGTGAGGGTGTGGGCGTTGGAGGTCACCTTGTAGAACTTGCCGGTGCCGCCGGAGGCGAAGACCACGGCCTTGGCCTGGAAGACGTGGATCTCGCCGGTGGCCAGCTCGTAGGCCACGACGCCCGAGGTCTTGCCCTCGTTGATCAGCAGGTCGAGGACGTAGAACTCGTTGAAGAACTCCACACCCTCCTTGACGCAGTTCTGGAACAGCGTCTGGAGGATCATGTGACCGGTGCGGTCGGCCGCGTAGCAGGAGCGGCGCACGGCGGCCTCGCCGTGGTTGCGGGTGTGACCGCCGAACCGGCGCTGGTCGATCCGGCCGGCCTCGGTGCGGGAGAAGGGCAGGCCCATCTTCTCCAGGTCGAGGACCGCGTCGATGGCCTCCTTGCACATGATCTCGGCGGCGTCCTGGTCGACCAGGTAGTCACCGCCCTTGACCGTGTCGAAGGTGTGCCACTCCCAGTTGTCCTCCTCGACGTTGGCGAGGGCGGCGCACATGCCGCCCTGGGCCGCGCCGGTGTGGGACCGGGTGGGGTAGAGCTTGGTCAGTACCGCGGTGCGGCTGCGCTTGGTCGACTCGATGGCCGCGCGCATGCCGGCGCCGCCGGCGCCGACGATGACGGTGTCGTACTGATGAATCTGCATGAGTGTTGACTCGCCTCTGGTCCTGCGCCGATTAGATGTTCGGGTCGAAGGTGAAGATCACCAGGGTGCCGAGCAGGACCGTGAAGACGGTCGCGGCGCCCATCAGGCCCTTCAGCCACATCCGGGTGGAGTCCTTCTCGGCGTAGTCGTTGATGACCGTGCGCATGCCGTTGGCGCCGTGCAGCATGGCGAGCCAGAGCATCAGCAGGTCCCAGCCCTGCCAGAAGGGGGAGGCCCAGCGGCCGGCCACGAAGGCGAAGTTGATCTTCGAGACGCCGCCGTCGAGGGTCAGCATGATGATCAGGTGACCCAGGATCAGGACCACCAGCACGATGCCGGACAGGCGCATGAAGAGCCAGGCCAGCATCTCGAAGTTGGTCCGGGTGCGGCGCGGGGTCTTCTTGGTGCGGACCCGGGGCGGCTCGATCACGAACGCGTCGGCGGGGTTGCCAGTGCCCAGGCCCTTGCCGGTGTGGGCCTGCGAGGAGCCGACCAGCTCGAGGTCGGTGGTGTCAGTCGACATGCCGGATCACTTCCCGAACCAGGAGAGCAGGGTGTGCTGGAGAATCGGGTAGAACGCACCCGCCATCAGGACCACCCAGATGCCCACGACGCTCCACAGCATCTGCTTCTGGTACTTGGGGCCCTTGGACCAGAAGTCCACGGCGACGACCCGCAGACCGTTCAGCGCGTGGAACAGGATGGCGGCCGTCAGGCCGTACTCCATCAGGTTCACCAGCGGGGTCTTGTACGTGTTGATGGTCGAGTCGTACGCGTGCGGCGAGACCCGGACCAGCGCGGTGTCGAGGACGTGGACGAGAAGGAAGAAGAAGATGAGGACGCCAGTGACTCGATGAGCCACCCAGGACCACATGCCTTCTCGGCCGCGGTACAGCGTTCCAGCCGGCACGGGAAACCCTCCGGTTACGGTTGAAGGGCTCGGCCGGCTTCGGTGTCGGTCAGCCCGGCCGGGTACGGTCCACCGGCCGCGGTCATCCTATCGACGCCTCCAGGCGAACCGCCTTCGGGGGGTTTGAGTGTGATCAATCAGGCACGTCAGGGGCAAGAATTCACCCCGCCGGGTGAGGGCGGGGTGTGGGAGATGACGCGTGGGCGGCCGGATCGAGGCGGCGTCAGGAACTGCCGCTGGCGACCAGGTGCTCCAACCGGTGCAGCGCGATCCGGCGCAGCTGCTCGGCGGCGACCAG
Protein-coding regions in this window:
- a CDS encoding bifunctional glycosyltransferase/CDP-glycerol:glycerophosphate glycerophosphotransferase, translated to MAPRLSVVVPIYNVERYLQECLESIAAQTMSDLECIMVDDGSKDGSAAIAEAFAAQDSRFRLVRKQNAGLGAARNTGLLHLTDGTEFLAFVDSDDTVPPSAYELMISTLDKTGSDFCSGNVLRFRAVGYYQSGGHSKPFRETVLKTHITERPELVTDRTAWNKVYRRSFWDMAGLLYPEGILYEDAPVSVPHHYMAKSVDVLADPIYHWREREVGEMSITQMRTNPKGLIDRVTSMELVRAWLGKQPEPKYRDYLHSYDENNLVEEIPMFFWSVVDGEQDYRDAYVQCVGRLLRAIGPEHVKKLRAPLRLKYHLTLQGRIDEFVEQMQFEAESNGAAPARGLLRPYADYPFLRGGRKSVPADVLRLDNALVMRSRVYQSSWEDGKLKLTGHAFPEHLGAEGKHDLVKMIVLREAKGKRFVTFSTKTMYSPEATASSPHDLYSCDWSGFSVLIDPAKLKKHGQWQDGTWRVLVAGAGKSGVYKGRISGGWADTAQSYPIHWADATTRVVPRLKDGFLHLVVERLRAAIGSIKAVDGAVELTGTVRSASELAGMRLQMHHSESGIKIDFPVEFGTPTGRPVPFTARIPLASLAEVRDRWRALDPAADERTSDHWYAGLLLANGDVLEIMVDDRVPLEHLDLPLNPEAPLGTARTLVSKPTDTGHLQFADQVVQPVVTELTAADEAGFTLSGRFPLPGEHHYDLVLRHNWREEEYLHPLVVKDGRFEVQLPAVPLGTHAGRVPLHKGTWDLFFRPVDGDPEFAWPKAHVALAAHTRLPLEIRSRGKQVTLERRYFDTLSLESHADLGAHERSGYRQRLLRKEIYPAAQQKPLRDAVLYNVAGGGQYAGSPRAIHEELVRRGLPLEHLWTVDDGQTELPQSARALRQWSPEWFEAMATAKYIVTSAQLPDFMKSRPGQVILQTWVGSPLKRIGHDFEKIWFIDSNYLKHLDREVPNWTKLVSGSSFASPVLRRAFDFKGELLETGYPHNDILFSPDREKRAAEVRRRLGLPEGKKVVLYAPTFREDRKRPQGGYQIDLRVDVAAAREALGEDQVLLVRPHHNCFGPVPDAGNGYVWDVSRYPDMADLLLIADVLVTDYSASVFDFMNTGRPVLFFTYDLEHYRDNLCGFTFDFTEDAPGPLLRTSQELVETLGRVDEVAREYRDAYERFRSEYCDLDDGHAAARVVDGLLG
- a CDS encoding YihY/virulence factor BrkB family protein: MGFLSKLPVVGPVVAAVLRSRPYRVFRHFSAVGGNRLAGAVTFYGFLALFPLLTVALAVAVSTLTPSRVESLKHRIAEQVPGLANALGLDSLIANAATVGLISGLLLVASGLGWVDTMRASIRVIWQLPEDDRNVLVRRITDCVVLVGLGGVSIVSLGASAVGTRLAGRLAAALGLAGGGPGHWLLAVAGFVIAVGADLLLFLYLLAPFPGIEGQRRRDLLAAALIGAVGFEVLKVGLSSYLGYVAGRSLYGAFGVPVALLLWINFICRLLMYCVSWTAAADPELARARALARAEDAYRAAGGPAAGPPPAR
- a CDS encoding D-alanyl-D-alanine carboxypeptidase family protein, which gives rise to MSRTGRLAVALATALVLATAGSATADPSPSGGVVGGERLGQPDVQVSSGAPKLPDGLTGMSWLVADAGTGDVLAAYRAHLRLPPASTLKMLFADVVLPKFPRDTVHRVTPEDLTGMGPGSSLVGVKEDLDYTVQDLWRGVFLPSGNDAVHVLAHMNGGVDQTVREMNQKARALGAADTEVVSPDGYDEDGQLSSAYDLTLFAREGLRNADFRSYCGTKDAQFPGAVDKATGQRASFGIQNTDRLLGKYPGLIGVKNGYTSNAGSTFVGAAQRDGRTLLVAVMHPDTYMKVYDESAALLDWGFAAGNRARPIGTLVAPQPTPPRHRPPPRQPPPRPAGCRPCRRRHPTSGRSAPGTGR
- a CDS encoding SCO4848 family membrane protein → MTLSRRTSWFLTAFGAWSVIIWTTFVKNLWADSGHQAFTNGDHSQPTAFFWIHLALAITSFILGVLVGLIGLRGLRPAKAAA